GGCGATGGCGCCAAGCACGAGGTCGTCGCGCGGCGGCTCCTGGTCGAGCGGCAGCTCGGGAGGCGGCTGGAGCAGCGGATCGTCGTCCAGCGACAGCGGCAGCTTCAGCGGAGGCGGTGGCAGCTTTGGCGGCGGCGGCGCCTCGGGGAGCTGGTAGGTCATGAGCATCAGGCGTATCACCAGGCATCTGCTCCAGCACCATTGGCGGGCGAAGCAGATATTTCCGCAAGCCGTGCTCGACCGCATCGAGCAGGCGATCAAGAGCAGCGAGACAACCCATTCCGGCCAGGTCCGCTTCGTGGTCGAAGGCGCACTCGACGGCCGACCGCTGTTCCGCAACCAGCCGGCGCGCGCGCGTGCGCTCGACGTGTTCTCGCATTTGCGGATCTGGGACACCGCGCACAACAACGGCGTCCTGATCTATCTGCTGCTCGCCGACCGCGATGTGGAGATCATCGCCGACCGCGGCATTGATGCGAAGGTGGGTGCCGAGGGCTGGGAGAGCATCTGCCGCGCGATGGAGGCCGAGTTCGCCGCGGGCCAGTTCGAGCGCGGCGTGATCGGCGGCATCGCCGCGGTGTCGCGGGAGCTGGCCAAGCACTTTCCGCCGGGCGGCCCGCATCCGAACGAACTGCCGGATGCGCCGGTGGTGATGTAGCCGGGGCGATAGTCCACCCCCCGTCATTGCGAGGAGTCCCTGCGACGAAGCAATCCAGACTGCCACCGCGGAGACATTCTGGATTGCTTCGCTGCGCTCGCAATGACGGGTTTGACAGAGGCGCTCGCAAGCCTCAATCATCCAGCTTGTTCAGGTCCCGCACCGACTGCATGATCGGCTCGAAGTTGGAGCGCGCGTCAAGCGCGTCGAACAATTGCGCGGTGTCTTCCAAGAGGCCATGCGAGCGTGCGATCGCAATGCGGACGTCCTCCTGCGGGGTGTCGGACAGCCGCCCATGTCCCGACAGCAGGATCTTCGAGTCCAGCCCCTTCAGCCGTTCCAGCGACTGGATGTAGTCGGCAATGCTGCCGGAGCCGAATACGCCCATCACCCCACCCGGCATCAATGTGTCGGCGGCGAACAACAGGCCCTTGTCCTGGTCGTACAGCGTGATGCAGGCCGAGGTGTGGCCCGGCGTATGCATCACGTTGAGACGGAAATTGCCGAGGTCGATGAGATTGCCTTCCTCGAGCCAGATGTCGACATTGATCGGCACGTTCGGCTCGTTGAACATCTTGCGCAGCATCGAGAAGTCGTCGCGCAGCATGATCTTGTTGGCGGCGAGCCGGTGCGCGGCGATGAAGGTGCGGCGCTCGTTGAAGTGCCAGGCGGCGCCGATATGGTCGAGATGCTCGTGGCTCAGCACCACCATGTCGATTGTCTCCGGCGGGCACTCGGCGAAATTCAGGCACTCCACCATCGCCGGGTAGTTCGAGGACAGGCCGACATCGATCAAGATGGTGCGCGCCGAGCCGCGCACGAGATAGGCATTGGCGGCGCGGTTGGCGAAGCGGATCTGGTAGACGTCGTCGGCGGCCTGGATCAGCGAGCAGGTGTCGTTCTTCATCAGGACCGGAAAGGCGGTCGGCTTGCGGTCGCTCATGATTGCGCCGCCCGATAGGTGACCGCGTTGGAGGCGCGCAGGCGTTTTGAGAGCGCATCCATCACCATCAGCGCGAACGCCGGCTGCTGGCTGACGAGATAGACGAAGCGGGCGTGATTGATCCGCATCACCCTGGTGTTCGGCGCCGCCGCGATCGCGGTCGCCGAGCGTGCCGAGCCGTCGATCACGGCCATCTCGCCGAAGAACTCGCCCTTGCCGAGCTTGACGATGGTGGTCCTGCTCGCGCCGTTCACCTTGGCGATCTCGACCTCGCCGTCGAGGACGACGAACAGCTCGCGGCCGGTCGAGCCCTCCTCGAAAATGACGTCATCGACACCAAACACGTTGATGCATTTCTCGATCGTCATGGCACCCCCTTGGCACCCCCAAACGCCTTCTGGCTGACGGGACCGCCCATGTTAGCCGGAGGCCGATGACGGGCAAGCAGCCCCTTCGGCTAAGGCGAGGGTACGCCGCACAGCAGCATCGGCTGACGATTTGTTGCACGCCGCCACGCCGGTTCCATTTTCCCGACCCAATTCGGCCCCCGATGAGTTCCTAAAATTTCGGTAAGCGGGTCCGGAGGTAAGGATTTCGCAAGCAATGAAAGTTACCAAAAGGTCAATCCAGACTGGAGTATTTGAGCCGTGAGCGAACCAATGCCCGAGCAGGCTGCCCAGGAGACCGGCGAACAGACGAGCGTCGTCGAAGCCGCCGCGACCGCGCCGCAGGCCGTCGAGGCTGCCGCCAGCATCGAGGCCCCCTCGATCGCCCCCGATCATGAGGCGCCGCCGAAGCCTGATCCGGTGAAAGCAGATGCCCCCAGGATCGAACCGCCCCGGATCGAGGTGCCGAAGTTCGAAGCCAAGCCCGAGACCAAGACCCAGACTAAGCCCGAAACCAAGCCCGAGCCGAAGCCCGGCAAGCTCATCGTCATGGCGCCCTCGGACCGGTCCTGGGAGCGCGAGGAGTTTGCCCCGCATGTGAAGCCGGACACCCCGCGCGCGACCAGCGACCAGCGGCGCCTGTCGGCGATGGCCGCGGTGGTCGCGATCGCCGCTTGCGTCGGTGCCATCAGCGGCGCGCTGGCGACCGCGGGCATGATGCATTTCGCAGCCCTGGCCCCGGCCCCCGCGCCGGCGCAGGTCGCGGACACCAGCGCGCTGGAATCCTCGGTCGCCAGGATCGATGCCGACCTCGTCGCCCTCAGGGCGAATGTCGAGCACACCTCCAAGACCGGCCTCAGCCAGTTCAACCGGGCCAATGACCGCCTCGACAAGCTCGAGAAGGCGCAGGCCGAGCCGATGGCCAAGATCGCAAGACTGTCGGAGACCGTCGACAAGCTCCGCGCCACCCCGCCCGTCGCCCCCGCACAGGCTGCGGCAGCGCCCGCCAAGGAGACCACCGGCTCGATCGCTCCGACCCAGGTTGCGACCGCGGCCGCCACACCGGCTCCCGCGCCGGCCGCGCCCAAGACCGAGGTCGGCCGCTTGCCGACGCTCGAAGGCTGGAGGCTGCGCGACGTCGCCAATGGCGGCGCACTGATCGAGGGCCGCGACGGCCTATATGAGGTCTATGCCGGCGATCCCATTCCCGGGGTCGGCCGCGTCGATGCGATCCGTCGCCAGGACGGCCGCTGGGTGGTCGTCACCAGCAAGGGCCTGATCGTCGCGCGCTGAGTCGCCAATATCTTGTTTTTAAGGAGGCGCTTCACCACCGTGTGAAGCGCCTTTTTACTTGAATAGGCTGGCACACGCGGTGTTACTGGAGGCATGAGCCGCGCGTTGCGAATTCTGGTTGCTGTTGCCGCATTGGCCGGCGGCTCTGTTCCGCTTTTCGCGGCCGAGAGCGCGCTGATGCGCGGCACGGCGATCACCGATCCCGATCTGCTGAAGAAGCTAGACCAGAACGACGTGCTGACGATCCCCCGGCTGCTCTGGCCGGAGCGGAACGCGAACGTTCCGCTGACGACCGACCAGATGTTTTCGCAACTGCCGCAGCTCAAGCAGATTCCGCCCGCGATCGACACGGAGCTCGACCGCTACGTCGCGCAGCAGAAGGCGGCCTGGCCGAGCGAGACCATCGGCGTCGGCGAAGGCTTTGACGTCCAGCTGTTCGATCGGGCCAATCTGAAATCGCCCGACACGCGCTTCGTGCTGGCCGGCATCGTCAACCGCATGGACCGCGCCTATGTCTCGGAAGAATCCTGCGGCGAGATCCGGCTGATCTATCGTCTCGCGCGTTTCGACAACAAGCCGGACGGCGGCAAGACCGCAACGCGCCTGCCGATGACGTTCAATCTGGTGATGAAGGCGAGGGACCCGCACCAGACGGATGCGAGCGGCAAGCCGCTCACCTGTGCCGAGGTCGCGCGGCGCTGGCTCGACAATGGCGACTGGCAGCGACTGATCGGCGGCAGCGTTCATCCTTCCGACGCCACGCTCGACCGCATCGAGACCAACATCCAGGTCTCCGTCGCGCCGAAATCGGCGCTGCACGATTTCCGCTCCGACTATCTGCTCAAGGTGTTCAAGTACGACGCCGCGACGAAGACGTTCGAGGAATCGACGCTGGAGAACCAGATCGATCGCGACCGCATCGTCGCGGACGATGCGCTGCGGCGCGATTTCAAGGAATGGCTGCTCGCGCCGGATAATCTTCGCGCGTTCGATCGCGGCACCGTGCTGATCCCCGAGAAATTCCTGGCCAAGGCCGCGGTGGTGCCGACGCCCGCCGGGCTCGATGCCTCCGCGTTGCAGCCGGAATTCGGCATGATGGCAGGTGAGGGCAGGGACAATCCGGTCTTCACCGACAACGACGTGGTCGGCGCGCTGAAGCAGGCCGCCGCGCGCGGCGACATGCAGAACGTCCGCTCGGTCGCGGGCTTCCAGCGCCGCCTCAACGACGTTACCTGCGCCGGCTGCCACCAGACCCGCGGCATCGGCGGCTTCCATTTCCCGGGCGTCGACTGGCTCGCGGACAAGCCGTCCAACTCCACCATCGTGCCGGCCTCGCCGCATTTTGTCGGCGACCAGGTCCGCCGCCGCGACATCCTGACCGCCTTCGCCGCGGGCAATCGTCCTGATTTCTCACGCGGATTTGCCAGCCGGCCGCAGACCCGCGGCAGCCAAGAGCTTGCCGGCACCGAATATCAGGACGGCTGGGGCGCGCATTGTTCCCTGCAAAATGCGGGATCGGGAACGCGGGATGAGAGTTTTACGTCATGGAGCTGTGCTAAAGGTTTGACCTGTCAGGCTGCCGCGGCCTCGCGCCGCATCGGCATGTGCTTCATCAAGACGCGTTAGCGCGTGATCCGAAAAAGTGCGTAGCGGTTTTTCGAAAAGATCACGCGCAAGATAAGGCCAGCAAGCGATTTTGGATGACCCATGACGGATACCAGCGACGCCGACAAGGAGCGCAATCGCGAGATCGCGCGCAATGAAGAGGCCAAACAGATCACCGGCAGCGTCCGCGTCAGCACCTGGGCAGTCGCGGTGGTGGTGATCGTCGGCGGGATTTTATTTACGCTGGGCTGGCTGGCGTTGAGGTAAGCCGCGCTTTCTTGCGATTGAAAGCGCGCGGAGCGAGCGCGGGGTTCACCTCTCCCCGCTTGCGGGGAGAGGTCGGATCGCTCTTGCGATCCGGGTGAGGGGTACCGGTCTCGCGGCGATCTCGCGTGTGGAGAGAGGCCCCTCACCCTGACCCTCTCCCCGTAAGAACAGGGAGAAGGGAAGAAACAGCAACCTCACTTCGCGTAAT
This is a stretch of genomic DNA from Bradyrhizobium sp. CB2312. It encodes these proteins:
- a CDS encoding MBL fold metallo-hydrolase translates to MSDRKPTAFPVLMKNDTCSLIQAADDVYQIRFANRAANAYLVRGSARTILIDVGLSSNYPAMVECLNFAECPPETIDMVVLSHEHLDHIGAAWHFNERRTFIAAHRLAANKIMLRDDFSMLRKMFNEPNVPINVDIWLEEGNLIDLGNFRLNVMHTPGHTSACITLYDQDKGLLFAADTLMPGGVMGVFGSGSIADYIQSLERLKGLDSKILLSGHGRLSDTPQEDVRIAIARSHGLLEDTAQLFDALDARSNFEPIMQSVRDLNKLDD
- a CDS encoding Crp/Fnr family transcriptional regulator, translating into MTIEKCINVFGVDDVIFEEGSTGRELFVVLDGEVEIAKVNGASRTTIVKLGKGEFFGEMAVIDGSARSATAIAAAPNTRVMRINHARFVYLVSQQPAFALMVMDALSKRLRASNAVTYRAAQS
- a CDS encoding TPM domain-containing protein, with translation MSIRRITRHLLQHHWRAKQIFPQAVLDRIEQAIKSSETTHSGQVRFVVEGALDGRPLFRNQPARARALDVFSHLRIWDTAHNNGVLIYLLLADRDVEIIADRGIDAKVGAEGWESICRAMEAEFAAGQFERGVIGGIAAVSRELAKHFPPGGPHPNELPDAPVVM